Proteins encoded by one window of Vanacampus margaritifer isolate UIUO_Vmar chromosome 17, RoL_Vmar_1.0, whole genome shotgun sequence:
- the hivep1 gene encoding zinc finger protein 40 isoform X1 encodes MSGVDPVSTLDAGRQSQTAARRSLSKRRQTSLLRVTQASDNRYRGELLDKIQEAQKELKEPTSSRKGISESSRQNEDNIKGLKRKKVVAENKQKKIPKSPVKKPPQLKTPETVEEGTPKENTPASASPSHNPSTSLSEKREPQDDQPVEPSPDKGESVTDHERLKREDNKSTPPSHRPTNDEEEGSLKAVQPKDGKTQDRSFDKDPYHTSAPLDVLLKAMEPDMLTLTERKTFQVAAAPKPTCTLQAQAAGELSNMPAVNIGLHTQTSPMPTYYIDKQGHFIGIAAPLQDSVQASTQGDPLQSLSFANQHFIPVVSNPEKSRLHMSFNAGLSTITHAPAPSGSSALPKSQPPILQTCQSLSASVPSTIQVPVTPGNNHVQITTVMNFGSEQVPKEQKPKKPGKYVCEYCNRACAKPSVLLKHIRSHTGERPYPCVTCGFSFKTKSNLYKHKKSHAHAIKLGLIARSESGGPPLSQDSDKALGTHSEVEESGDSDDDGSTVDLDPDSSQSSAAALSENSTQSAGTTRANYGEMDSTAVFDSMKPALAQRGQEPKVTAMLPKVVVYPVNVSPLRADSPRVTGAAPEQAASQRQREFPNVNLRANVTVLSSLKEVVGTSPSLDTMSEDEDQQSKSPLLSGHGQLQRQQATDFSQQQQAKCLLSPRSLGSTDSGYFSRSESADQAMSPPSPFVKITPPAEIDVSRKDSPNVPPVISPVMHVAAEQRSQAKEGQMRPPLETKALSLEERISKLISDNEAVVDNKQLDSVKPRRTSLSRRGSIDSPKSYIFKDSFQFDLKPIGRRSSSSSDIPKSPFTPTDKSKPVFLLSVPSQYPPMECLPITRSNSMPTTPGHSAHPLNFHHPPHPLRICHSFDEKSSVGDDVFSSAPSTPNPAIHSRTLVRQAAVEDFSTGDGHRLPTVRSMDDAYHGANNGTEHVQRSRSFEHSQERQRKLHQNKGTMYECETCRNRYRKLENFETHKKFYCSELHGPKNKPLAVKETDQDVFHVNTQTNLVPRSTCGPGITEQQTSFRKRRKMKSVGDEDDQSPTDTNPPCSVSFDSCQLPAAFGNQTFPRHTVMVDTQPKNNQPKLPQIQLVARGASASDSRLSPIRETQISSSAKTEMQRQSSGTSVIRHTNSLSRPSSFETESTDRSSPLDSREKDPPKSKADVTAADIYREKLPKQTTRADSRNQRMEQCADGTAAVTGETSTPAQQCRLVRQNNIQVPEILVTEEPDREHETQPSEQTEKPTDQFSWPQRSESLSKLPAEKLPPKKKRIRLAQMDHSSGESSLESSLSRSLSRDSTLSHCSSISTSFDREEPSRSESPSGGECVSRIPEGQPKVFSTLGVPGAMRRAASEQITCTQPSVEISCDYRSKSFDCANASPRRGQSPIGHPKSGPNTQGAQVPLIERRRGPLVRQMSLKICPDNQQSVRKASINLDKAAITNINQNRSQMQIVNRFTPAQPIVIQSGELPPQRNEQMVQSIHLGSPTQQPQVYGLPHPWHQTSRVQLCQRVQPVSQIVVGCDNALNKPADMGDSKSLVPKYQLQYPTQRPSPTFPDVLQNVYPNQPGHYSEVGEKSVVLAVEKQRDSNIQIRSGGIPLPQILITHEQMHNTPSVSGKSPHPTPHFVDTETHTSKKDWTPSVSLYIKTSEKPSSLGSLHCAQKLASVTLCPQQEPIASSKRMLSPANSLDIYMEKHQKRAKDENGVACLTDGRSLNYLNSTLSEVTRQRKLTLVRQVCTTEPVDSPIETESPPSPHVKTDTEKDLDDVKPMSPDGTGLEKDTRTVIPKETHPVLNATLPDRQAASMPASHSPKPQAKVEEHRWNPVKSPIRPPSFHGGHVKLPTSVSAANIKDSHRLSFPSLKTTTTFTWCFLMRRKPLHTLQTDLKTSAYAVWAVNPNNPNPLGLPTKVVMSLLDSKQSSKKILYTSAIKTSGKSDILSYSGKLKDVMPRVPVTQKTRSVESRSKAQTESHSSNESDKELVPKTEPRRIKIFDGGYKSNEEYVYVRGRGRGKYICEECGIRCKKPSMLRKHIRTHSDVRPYHCIHCNFSFKTKGNLTKHMKSKAHSKKCMEMGVPNGLSEDQDAEDSGDRSQVSSADRQDSDGDDSDGADEEENDDNDDDEEDSQAESGLSTNPSVSASPQHIPSKETEVPPSALLAQMSISSLAQPPPPEPHASDSVLIMNPLPLSQQYSMSGYCPSSTPICSSLVAATDSNFSDTESVHMMSPVSPCRQMSIDYPDCDGPLSPPVTGTGFRPCQAPSSATYPLVKSDYGLPVDQSTQTSTSQSPLHAPLQGLSQPLRTETQTHLFSHLPLHSQQPFRSPYSLVPVGGIQLVPAGLAAYSTFVPIQAGPVQLTIPAVSVIHRNASPPAAPNSSPRPDHAQSQPPVIQEPIGGVVPCFPVGQAQGQAVQPVGLETLSLMGLTNAGLASSQGVALQVLAASPAPQSCASTQTHMPGLQIVNIALPAIIPSLSPTRSPLPRSPDALGAQSSQTGRPPPAPASLPASAIAGLNSGITQTLDKVEREKSSPSLARSAASPKRGSERAAQAPSWQKVIDDYNEVSSDDEDRLVIAT; translated from the exons GTATATCTGAAAGCAGTCGACAAAATGAAGATAACATCAAAGGCCTGAAGAGGAAGAAGGTTGTTGCAGAGAACAAGCAAAAGAAAATTCCAAAATCGCCAGTGAAGAAACCACCGCAGTTGAAAACTCCTGAAACTGTCGAAGAAGGAACCCCCAAAGAAAATACACCCGCTTCCGCCAGCCCTTCCCATAATCCTTCGACATCACTGAGTGAGAAAAGAGAGCCACAGGATGATCAACCTGTTGAACCATCCCCCGACAAAGGGGAATCGGTCACTGACCATGAAAGGCTAAAGCGAGAAGACAACAAATCAACGCCACCATCACACAGACCGACCAATGATGAGGAAGAGGGTTCTCTAAAAGCAGTACAACCCAAGGACGGTAAAACCCAAGACCGCAGCTTTGACAAGGATCCTTACCACACCAGTGCTCCCCTTGATGTCCTACTGAAGGCGATGGAGCCTGACATGCTTACGCTTACCGAGAGGAAGACCTTCCAAGTCGCAGCTGCTCCAAAACCGACTTGTACCCTTCAAGCTCAAGCCGCGGGCGAATTGTCAAACATGCCGGCTGTTAACATCGGTCTCCATACTCAAACGTCTCCTATGCCGACGTATTATATTGACAAACAGGGTCATTTCATTGGCATTGCTGCACCGTTGCAGGACAGCGTACAGGCATCTACACAGGGTGACCCTTTGCAGTCGTTATCGTTTGCGAATCAACATTTTATTCCCGTCGTATCTAATCCGGAGAAGTCGAGGCTTCACATGAGTTTTAATGCCGGACTGTCCACTATAACTCATGCGCCGGCTCCCTCGGGCTCAAGTGCTTTGCCAAAAAGCCAACCCCCAATTCTGCAAACCTGCCAGTCGCTCTCGGCAAGCGTGCCCAGCACCATTCAGGTCCCAGTTACACCTGGAAACAACCACGTTCAGATTACAACTGTGATGAATTTTGGGTCCGAGCAGGTTCCCAAGGAGCAAAAGCCCAAGAAGCCAGGAAAATATGTTTGTGAATACTGCAACCGGGCATGCGCAAAACCCAGTGTGCTGCTCAAGCATATCAGGTCTCACACGGGAGAAAGACCGTACCCCTGCGTAACTTGCGGATTTTCCTTCAAAACCAAGAGCAACTTGTACAAGCATAAGAAATCACACGCTCATGCCATAAAACTTGGTCTCATCGCACGCTCTGAATCGGGAGGTCCGCCGCTATCGCAAGATTCCGACAAAGCCCTCGGAACGCATTCAGAGGTGGAGGAGAGCGGAGACAGCGACGACGACGGAAGTACCGTCGACCTGGATCCGGACTCATCGCAAAGCAGCGCGGCAGCTTTGTCAGAGAATAGCACCCAGAGCGCCGGTACAACTCGAGCAAACTACGGAGAAATGGACTCGACGGCTGTTTTCGACTCAATGAAACCAGCTCTTGCTCAAAGAGGCCAGGAGCCCAAAGTGACAGCCATGCTACCAAAAGTTGTCGTGTACCCAGTTAATGTTTCACCCCTGAGGGCAGACAGCCCTCGAGTTACCGGCGCCGCACCCGAACAAGCTGCTTCGCAACGGCAACGAGAGTTTCCAAATGTTAATTTGAGAGCTAACGTCACGGTTTTGTCATCTCTGAAAGAGGTCGTCGGTACAAGTCCCTCACTTGATACCATGAGTGAAGATGAAGACCAACAGTCCAAGTCACCACTTTTAAGTGGGCACGGTCAGCTTCAGAGGCAACAAGCAACAGACTTTTCTCAACAGCAACAAGCTAAGTGTCTACTTAGCCCTCGTAGTTTGGGAAGTACGGATTCCGGCTACTTCTCTCGCTCTGAAAGTGCCGACCAAGCCATGAGTCCACCTAGTCCGTTTGTAAAGATAACGCCGCCGGCCGAAATTGACGTATCCAGAAAGGATAGTCCTAATGTCCCTCCTGTTATTTCTCCAGTCATGCATGTAGCAGCGGAGCAGAGGTCACAAGCAAAAGAGGGACAGATGCGCCCCCCGTTGGAGACAAAAGCCCTTTCTCTCGAAGAAAGAATCTCAAAGCTGATATCAGATAATGAGGCGGTGGTGGACAACAAGCAATTGGATAGTGTTAAACCCAGGCGGACATCTCTGTCCAGGAGAGGTAGCATAGACTCTCCGAAATCCTACATATTTAAAGATTCCTTTCAGTTTGACCTTAAACCAATCGGAAGAAGGTCAAGCTCGAGTTCGGACATCCCCAAGTCCCCGTTCACTCCCACAGACAAATCAAAGCCAGTTTTTCTTCTCTCCGTCCCTTCTCAATACCCCCCAATGGAATGTTTGCCGATAACGAGGAGTAACTCTATGCCTACTACGCCGGGGCACTCGGCTCATCCGCTCAATTTTCACCACCCGCCCCACCCTTTGCGAATTTGTCATTCATTCGATGAGAAAAGTTCAGTCGGCGATGATGTATTTTCATCCGCACCGTCGACCCCCAACCCGGCCATACATTCTCGGACCTTGGTCAGACAAGCCGCGGTGGAGGATTTTTCCACCGGCGACGGGCACAGACTTCCTACCGTTCGCTCTATGGACGACGCATACCACGGTGCAAATAATGGCACGGAGCACGTGCAAAGGAGTCGATCTTTTGAACACAGTCAAGAAAGACAAAGAAAACTTCATCAAAATAAAGGCACAATGTACGAGTGCGAAACATGTCGAAACCGGTACAGAAAGTTAGAGAACTTTGAAACGCACAAGAAATTTTACTGCTCAGAACTTCACGGGCCAAAGAACAAACCTCTTGCTGTTAAAGAAACAGATCAAGACGTGTTTCACGTCAACACGCAAACAAATTTAGTTCCTAGGTCCACATGTGGCCCCGGAATCACGGAACAACAGACATCATTCAGAAAGAGAAGGAAAATGAAAAGTGTCGGAGATGAGGACGATCAATCGCCAACTGACACGAACCCACCTTGTTCAGTGAGTTTTGATTCGTGCCAGTTGCCAGCAGCCTTCGGAAACCAAACTTTTCCCCGGCATACTGTAATGGTCGATACACAACCCAAAAACAACCAGCCAAAGCTACCTCAAATTCAACTCGTAGCACGGGGCGCAAGCGCTTCGGATTCAAGACTGTCGCCAATTCGAGAGACTCAGATCAGCAGCTCTGCTAAAACAGAAATGCAGAGGCAAAGCAGCGGTACTTCAGTCATCAGACACACCAACTCCCTCAGCAGACCAAGTTCATTTGAGACCGAATCTACGGATAGGAGTTCTCCGCTGGACAGTAGAGAAAAAGACCCCCCGAAATCCAAAGCCGATGTAACAGCAGCTGACATCTACCGTGAAAAGTTACCAAAGCAGACTACGCGAGCTGATTCCAGGAATCAAAGAATGGAGCAATGCGCCGACGGTACCGCGGCAGTCACCGGAGAAACTTCTACACCTGCCCAACAATGTCGTCTGGTTCGCCAAAATAACATCCAGGTTCCTGAAATTTTGGTCACCGAAGAGCCCGACAGAGAACACGAAACGCAGCCTTCCGAGCAGACGGAAAAGCCGACGGATCAATTCAGCTGGCCACAAAGAAGCGAGAGTTTGTCCAAGCTCCCGGCAGAGAAACTTCCACCAAAAAAGAAACGAATCCGCCTTGCCCAAATGGACCACTCGTCAGGCGAATCGAGCTTGGAGTCGAGCCTCTCGCGAAGCCTGAGCAGAGACAGTACTCTGTCGCACTGTTCCAGCATTTCAACATCTTTCGACAGAGAAGAACCGTCAAGATCAGAAAGTCCTTCAGGAGGCGAGTGCGTCAGCAGAATTCCAGAAGGTCAACCGAAAGTCTTCAGCACACTTGGCGTACCGGGAGCGATGAGGCGCGCGGCGTCCGAACAGATCACTTGTACTCAACCATCGGTGGAAATTTCGTGCGACTACCGTAGCAAGTCTTTTGACTGCGCCAACGCCTCGCCCAGAAGAGGTCAATCGCCAATCGGTCATCCGAAAAGTGGACCAAACACCCAAGGTGCCCAAGTTCCACTTATTGAACGGAGGCGGGGGCCACTAGTTCGCCAAATGTCTCTAAAGATCTGCCCGGATAATCAACAGTCTGTTCGGAAAGCTTCCATAAATCTTGACAAAGCTGCAATTACAAATATCAACCAAAACAGGTCCCAAATGCAAATAGTCAACAGATTTACTCCGGCCCAGCCTATCGTCATCCAGTCTGGAGAATTACCCCCACAAAGAAATGAACAAATGGTCCAAAGTATTCATCTGGGGAGCCCAACGCAGCAGCCTCAAGTCTATGGCCTTCCTCACCCATGGCATCAAACATCCAGAGTTCAATTATGCCAAAGGGTTCAACCCGTGAGCCAGATTGTTGTCGGATGTGATAATGCCCTAAACAAGCCAGCTGACATGGGAGACAGTAAAAGCCTTGTTCCCAAATACCAATTGCAATATCCTACTCAGAGGCCAAGTCCAACATTTCCAGACGTACTCCAAAATGTCTATCCCAATCAACCCGGTCATTATTCAGAAGTTGGGGAAAAGTCTGTTGTTTTGGCTGTTGAAAAGCAAAGAGACTCAAACATTCAGATCCGGTCAGGTGGTATTCCGTTGCCACAGATCCTGATAACCCATGAGCAGATGCACAACACTCCCTCAGTCTCCGGCAAAAGTCCTCATCCGACTCCTCATTTTGTAGATACTGAAACTCATACTTCAAAAAAGGATTGGACTCCAAGTGTCAGTCTTTATATTAAAACCAGCGAAAAGCCGTCATCTCTGGGTTCTTTACACTGCGCGCAGAAACTGGCATCGGTGACGCTTTGCCCGCAACAGGAGCCAATCGCTTCGAGTAAAAGAATGCTGTCACCCGCCAACAGCTTGGACATCTACATGGAAAAGCATCAGAAACGCGCCAAGGACGAAAACGGCGTGGCCTGCCTAACTGATGGCAGATCACTCAATTACCTGAATTCCACTTTGTCCGAAGTGACCAGGCAGAGGAAACTAACGCTCGTCAGGCAGGTGTGTACAACGGAACCGGTAGACAGTCCAATCGAGACAGAGTCCCCTCCTTCGCCTCATGTGAAAACAGACACCGAGAAGGATCTCGACGACGTCAAGCCAATGTCACCTGACGGCACCGGTCTGGAAAAAGACACAAGAACGGTTATTCCCAAAGAGACTCATCCCGTTCTAAATGCGACTTTGCCCGATCGGCAGGCTGCCTCCATGCCAGCCAGTCACTCCCCGAAGCCTCAAGCGAAAGTTGAAGAACACCGGTGGAATCCCGTCAAATCGCCCATAAGACCGCCAAGTTTCCACGGCGGTCACGTGAAACTGCCCACATCGGTTTCCGCGGCGAACATAAAAGACAGTCATCGGCTGTCTTTCCCCAGCCTGAAGACAACGACCACTTTCACGTGGTGCTTCTTGATGAGGAGGAAACCACTTCACACCCTGCAGACCGACCTGAAAACGTCAGCGTATGCCGTTTGGGCCGTCAACCCAAACAATCCAAACCCACTGGGCTTGCCCACAAAGGTGGTCATGTCTCTCCTCGACTCCAAACAGAGCTCAAAGAAAATCCTCTACACCTCGGCTATAAAAACGTCTGGAAAATCAGATATCTTGTCTTACTCTGGCAAGCTGAAAGATGTCATGCCAagg GTGCCGGTGACCCAGAAGACCAGATCAGTGGAAAGCAGAAGTAAAGCGCAAACAGAAAGTCATTCCAGCAATGAGTCGGATAAGGAGCTGGTGCCAAAAACAGAGCCAAGACGGATCAAAATCTTTGATGGCGG ATACAAATCAAATGAAGAGTATGTTTATGTACGTGGGCGAGGGCGCGGTAAATACATCTGTGAGGAATGTGGGATCCGCTGTAAGAAGCCCAGCATGTTGCGCAAGCACATTCGCACCCACTCTGATGTCCGGCCATATCACTGCATCCACTGCAACTTCTCCTTCAAGACCAAAG GAAATCTCACCAAGCATATGAAGTCCAAGGCACACAGTAAGAAATGCATGGAGATGGGGGTGCCAAATGGACTCTCCGAAGATCAAGATGCAGAGGATTCag GAGACCGCAGTCAAGTGAGCAGCGCCGACCGCCAAGATTCAGACGGCGACGACTCGGACGGCGCCGACGAGGAAGAGAACGACGACAACGACGACGATGAAGAGGACAGCCAAGCCGAGTCCGGCCTGTCCACGAACCCTTCCGTGTCGGCCAGCCCGCAGCACATCCCCTCAAAAGAGACGGAAGTCCCTCCGAGCGCCCTCCTGGCGCAAATGTCAATCAGCTCCCTAGCGCAGCCGCCGCCTCCCGAACCCCACGCGTCAGACTCTGTCCTCATCATGAACCCTTTGCCGCTGAGTCAGCAGTACTCAATGTCTGGCTACTGCCCGAGCTCAACGCCCATTTGTAGCTCTCTGGTCGCCGCAACGGACTCCAATTTCTCCGACACGGAGTCAGTGCACATGATGAGTCCGGTATCGCCATGCAGGCAGATGTCCATCGACTATCCAGACTGCGATGGCCCACTAAGCCCCCCCGTGACAGGGACGGGCTTTAGACCATGCCAG GCTCCGTCTTCTGCCACTTATCCTTTGGTGAAAAGCGACTACGGCCTCCCAGTTGACCAAAGCACACAGACGTCCACTTCACAAAGTCCTTTGCACGCCCCCCTACAAGGTCTTTCCCAACCCCTGAGAACGGAGACCCAGACTCACCTGTTCAGTCACCTTCCTCTGCACTCCCAGCAACCTTTCCGCTCACCTTACAGTCTGGTTCCCGTCGGGGGCATCCAACTGGTGCCCGCCGGACTGGCGGCTTATTCCACCTTTGTGCCAATTCAGGCCGGCCCCGTTCAGCTCACCATCCCGGCCGTGAGCGTCATCCACAGAAACGCCAGCCCGCCGGCGGCCCCCAACTCTTCGCCCCGGCCGGATCACGCGCAGTCCCAGCCGCCCGTGATCCAGGAACCGATCGGCGGCGTGGTGCCCTGCTTCCCCGTAGGTCAAGCGCAGGGTCAGGCGGTGCAGCCGGTCGGTTTGGAGACACTCAGCCTAATGGGCCTGACCAACGCGGGGCTAGCGTCCAGCCAAGGCGTGGCCTTGCAGGTTTTGGCGGCGAGTCCCGCCCCCCAAAGCTGCGCCAGCACCCAGACGCACATGCCGGGCCTGCAGATAGTCAACATCGCCCTCCCCGCCATCATCCCCTCTCTAAGCCCAACCCGGAGTCCTCTACCACGGTCGCCCGACGCTCTCGGAGCGCAATCATCTCAAACGGGGCGTCCCCCTCCCGCACCCGCCTCTTTGCCAGCCAGCGCCATCGCAGGACTGAATTCAGGCATCACGCAGACTTTAGACAAGGTGGAAAGGGAGAAATCCTCACCAAGTCTGGCGCGCAGCGCGGCGTCCCCCAAGCGAGGTTCGGAGAGAGCAGCGCAAGCGCCCAGCTGGCAGAAAGTCATTGACGACTACAACGAGGTTTCCAGCGACGATGAAGACAGACTGGTTATCGCCACCTGA